One Archangium violaceum genomic window, TCACAATCGAAGATGGTGAGCATGGGGATCCTTCTACCCTTGTTCTCAGGCGCCACGCCTGCCTCCTCCGCTCCTGCTCGAGGAAGTCCTACGCGGCGGCCGGTCCCACTCAGGCTCCTTCCCGAATCGGGCCGCGAGGAAGTCGACGAAGCTGCGGACCTTGGCCGAGAGATGACGGCCCTGAGGATACACCGCGTGGATGGCGACCTCCGCCGGCTCGTAGCCGGGCATGAGGCATACCAGACGGCCGGCGGCGAGATCCTCTCCCACGATGAAGGTTGGCGCGAGGGTGAGCCCCAGTCCTCGGAGCGCGGCGATTCGCAGCAGCTCGCCGTTGGTCGCCGTCAGCCGCCCACGGATGCTCACGGACTCCTCTTTTCCTTCCGGCCCGACGAACCGCCACTCCCCGGGGGTCGATCGGTAGGTGTACTCGAGGCACTGGTGGTGGACGAGGTCGGCCGGCGACGACGGTGAGCCGAAACGCTCGACATAGGCGGGGGCGGCACAGAGCACGGAACGGCTCGGCGCGAGGCGTCGCGCGACGAGGCTCGAGTCGGCGAGCACGCCGATGCGGATGGCGACATCGATGCCCTCCTCGAGGAGGTCGACCCTGCGGTCACTGAGGGCGATGTCGATGGCCATCTCCGGATGGGCCGCCAGATAGTCGGCGATCGCCGGTGAGAGGTGCCTCATGCCGAACGTGATGGGTGCATTGACCCGGAGGAGCCCTCGCGGCGTGGCCTGCAACGCGTCAACGGCGGAGCGTGCCTCCTCCACCTCCTCGAGGATCCGGACGCAACGCGCGTGGAAGCCCGTGCCGACCTCCGTCAAGGAGAGCCGCCGCGTCGTGCGGTTGAGCAGCCGTGCGCCCAGCCAGTCCTCCAGCGCGCGGAGGTGATGGCTCACCCCCGCCGGGGACATCCCGAGCTCACGGCCAGCTTTCGAGAGGCTGCCGCTCGCGACCACCCGGGTGAACACCGCCATGCTCTGGAATCGATCCATGGTTCCTCTCATCTTTTCATGGAACTTGAAGGTCCTTCGCCATCCGGGGTGATTATCAACCGCCTCGATGAAGTGCATCTGTTGTCCATCACCACGGGGTGACGCGCCGGAATCGGCGGTCACTCCTCACGGATGGAGACGAGAGATGAATCGACTTTCGGGGCGTGTCGCACTGGTGACGGGCGCATCACGGGGCATCGGCCGAGCCATCGCGGAACGTCTGGCGCGTGACGGCGCATCCGTCGCGGTCAACTACGCGGGCAGCCAGGACAAGGCCGAGGCTGTCGTTGCCTCGATTGCCGCGGCGGGAGGCAAGGCCACCGCCATCCAGGCCGATGTCTCCCGCCACGAGGACGTGAAGCGGCTCTTCGATGAGACCGAGCGCCGTTTCGGTCGTCCGAGCATCGTCGTGGCCAATGCCGGCACCCTCTTCGCCAGGCCCTTCGCCGAGATGACCGAGGCCGACTTCGACGTCGGCTTCGCGGTCAATGCACGCGGCTCTTTTCTCACCTTCATCGAGGCCGCCAGACGGGTGCCGGATGGCGGCCGGGTCATCGGGTTCTCGACCTGTCTGACACTCCAGGGGCGGCCGGGTCTCGGCCTCTACCAGGCCGGAAAGGCGGTGGTGGAGCAGTTCGTCAAGACGCTCGCCAAGGAGCTGGGGTCTCGGAGAATCACGGTGAACGCGGTGGCGCCGGGCCCCACGGACACCGAGATGCTGGGGCCCACCCGCCGCGAGGCTGCGCCCGGGGTCACTCCGTTGGGACGCATCGGACGGCCGGAGGAGATCGCGGACGTCGTGGCGTTTCTCGTCTCGGACGACGCGGGCTGGGTCACGGGTCAGGTCATCGGTGCCAACGGCGGCATCACCTGAGAGGCGTGGCCCGTCCCGTGCGTCCATGCCCGGCCGCCTACCTGTAGGGGGTGGCCTCCCGTGCGCCGTGCAGAGCCCTGGCCCACCAACCGAGTCGCGAGAGCATCTGGTCCATGGTCTTCCGGGCGGGCTCGGGCTGGCGCAACTCGCCGGTCTCGTCGAACTGCTGCCAGGCATTGCTGAAGCTCACACAGTCCCGAATGGTGACCGCGTGCAGCTCCGCGAACGATGAGGAACTTGAGCGACGCGGGGTAGCCGTGGTTGTACTCGGGCGTGACGACAATGAAGGCGTCCGCTCTTGAAAGTTCATGCCTCTATCTCTAAGACCTCAACATTACTTGAGGTCAAGAGGTGGGAGCGCGTGGCACGAATCGATCCGAAGCGTTTCACGAAGGAGCTCAGCGTGGGCGAGGTGGCGGCGCGCAGCGGGGTGGCCGTCTCCACCCTCCACTTCTACGAGGCACAGGGCCTCATCAGCGGCTGGCGCAACTCCGGCAATCACCGCCGTTACGCGCGGGACGTGCTGCGCCGGGTGGCGATCATCAAGGTCGCGCAGCGCGCGGGCATTCCCCTGGCGACCATCCGTGAGGCCCTGAGTTCGTTGCCGGATGGGCGTACGCCCACGGCCGAGGACTGGGCCAGGCTGTCCGCTTCGTGGAGGGCCGAGCTGGACGGCCGCATCCAGCGGCTGACACGGCTGCGCGACCAGCTGGATGGCTGCATCGGCTGCGGCTGTCTCTCACTGAACGCCTGCCCGCTGCGCAACCCCTGGGACGAGCTCTCCGACGAGGGGCCGGGTCCGAGGCTGCTCGACCCGGACCCATCTTGAGGTGGTCGAGCGCCCGGACCGCGATAGGCTCGGGCACCCGCACCCTCCAAGG contains:
- a CDS encoding LysR family transcriptional regulator, yielding MDRFQSMAVFTRVVASGSLSKAGRELGMSPAGVSHHLRALEDWLGARLLNRTTRRLSLTEVGTGFHARCVRILEEVEEARSAVDALQATPRGLLRVNAPITFGMRHLSPAIADYLAAHPEMAIDIALSDRRVDLLEEGIDVAIRIGVLADSSLVARRLAPSRSVLCAAPAYVERFGSPSSPADLVHHQCLEYTYRSTPGEWRFVGPEGKEESVSIRGRLTATNGELLRIAALRGLGLTLAPTFIVGEDLAAGRLVCLMPGYEPAEVAIHAVYPQGRHLSAKVRSFVDFLAARFGKEPEWDRPPRRTSSSRSGGGRRGA
- the soxR gene encoding redox-sensitive transcriptional activator SoxR, which produces MARIDPKRFTKELSVGEVAARSGVAVSTLHFYEAQGLISGWRNSGNHRRYARDVLRRVAIIKVAQRAGIPLATIREALSSLPDGRTPTAEDWARLSASWRAELDGRIQRLTRLRDQLDGCIGCGCLSLNACPLRNPWDELSDEGPGPRLLDPDPS
- a CDS encoding SDR family oxidoreductase translates to MNRLSGRVALVTGASRGIGRAIAERLARDGASVAVNYAGSQDKAEAVVASIAAAGGKATAIQADVSRHEDVKRLFDETERRFGRPSIVVANAGTLFARPFAEMTEADFDVGFAVNARGSFLTFIEAARRVPDGGRVIGFSTCLTLQGRPGLGLYQAGKAVVEQFVKTLAKELGSRRITVNAVAPGPTDTEMLGPTRREAAPGVTPLGRIGRPEEIADVVAFLVSDDAGWVTGQVIGANGGIT